In one window of Polaromonas naphthalenivorans CJ2 DNA:
- a CDS encoding YbjN domain-containing protein: MSDFIPESDVTPVTLSLHLERAVVQHRLEDDEAIYVTEDDWIPFWIRILKKPGFVGFVTYFNFRKSSTSLQRLELANEFNRETYMSSAFVKDDILKITHVISYRDGLLTETLIRACRQFSGGISLAIDEFDPEYKILMRLMKTEPESESSENE, translated from the coding sequence ATGAGCGACTTTATTCCAGAATCTGACGTTACCCCTGTCACTTTATCCCTGCATCTAGAGCGGGCTGTCGTGCAACACAGGTTGGAAGATGACGAAGCAATCTATGTTACGGAAGACGACTGGATACCGTTTTGGATTCGTATTCTCAAAAAGCCGGGTTTTGTTGGATTTGTCACCTACTTTAATTTCAGAAAATCATCCACTAGTCTTCAAAGACTAGAACTTGCCAATGAGTTCAATCGTGAAACTTACATGAGTTCTGCTTTTGTTAAAGATGACATTTTGAAGATAACGCATGTGATAAGTTATCGTGATGGTCTTTTAACGGAAACCCTGATACGCGCCTGTCGTCAGTTTTCAGGAGGTATTAGTCTCGCGATTGATGAATTCGACCCAGAATATAAAATTCTTATGCGACTGATGAAAACTGAACCAGAATCGGAAAGTTCAGAAAATGAGTAA